A part of Caretta caretta isolate rCarCar2 chromosome 1, rCarCar1.hap1, whole genome shotgun sequence genomic DNA contains:
- the LOC142069891 gene encoding uncharacterized protein LOC142069891 translates to MGTPLSEQEYDQFFKPLRAPYRTSAICLIRALYGCQNSLIQRLDQYENHGVIPQGPVCSDLPEIPFFADFCTFTFYRCTMKKYFVKRVICPEEIQSKTGRTRTFNEDVTASETLLPPKKTSTQSSTTAGPLPPSGTGAAAVKDILLSTTPQSNSHTRILLIFSQSPPKPQSIPGNSPVNQIREEAESGQQQGELSSPQESHLPTSDLEDLFLRLKDPNVQHWMQAMQVLLAKLKTAEEQELQATSLKLLMALNHANMQQEAKPTATETVQEREKQTVGKEQL, encoded by the exons ATGGGAACACCACTCTCAGAGCAGGAGTATGATCAGTTCTTCAAACCTCTTCGTGCCCCTTACCGAACCAGTGCCATCTGCCTCATTCGTGCCTTGTATGGCTGCCAGAATTCTTTGATCCAGAGATTGGACCAATACGAAAACCATGGAGTCATCCCTCAAG gGCCTGTATGCTCAGACCTGCCAGAAATTCCCTTCTTCGCAGACTTTTGTACATTTACCTTTTATCGCTGTActatgaaaaagtattttgttAAG AGGGTTATATGCCCAGAGGAGATCCAAAGCAAGACTGGTAGGACACGAACCTTCAACGAAGATGTCACTGCCAGTGAGACACTTTTGCCCCCAAAAAAGACCTCTACCCAGTCTTCCACCACCGCAGGACCCCTACCTCCTTCTGGTACAGGAGCAGCTGCTGTCAAGGATATCCTCCTATCAACTACACCCCAATCCAACTCCCACACGAGAATACTCTTAATCTTCTCTCAGAGCCCACCTAAACCTCAGAGCATACCAGGAAACTCCCCTGTCAACCAGATCAGAGAGGAGGCTGAAAGTGGCCAGCAGCAAGGAGAGCTGTCCAGCCCCCAGGAGTCCCATCTACCCACCAGCGACCTGGAAGACCTCTTCCTGCGGCTAAAGGACCCCAACGTGCAGCACTGGATGCAGGCAATGCAGGTGCTGCTGGCCAAGCTGAAGACAGCAGAAGAACAAGAGTTACAGGCTACTTCCCTGAAGCTGCTGATGGCACTGAACCATGCAAACATGCAGCAGGAGGCTAAGCCAACAGCCACAGAAACAGttcaggagagagaaaaacagacaGTAGGGAAGGAGCAGCTATGA
- the LOC125626368 gene encoding uncharacterized protein LOC125626368 isoform X1, whose amino-acid sequence MESLRDPYTDDAIVRESEEENPQLKLDAGKKLDTHAGPINYQRPRGRENHYQCTECRKSFSVHSALIKHQRIHTGEKPYQCSECGKSFSVSSTLVTHQRIHTGERPYKCVQCGKSFNQSSHLTQHQKIHKGEKPCTCTESGGGFTDSSTCVKHPGLHAGAGPYKCAECGKSFNRSSTLYNHNRIHTGEKRYKCDECGKSFSVSSNLIRHQKIHTEQRPYKCLECRKSFSLSSDLEVHQRLHLGEKPHKCSECEKSFDQESQLLKHQRVHAGENSYECVECRKSFSRKGNLLRHQEIHTGDKPYRCNECGKSFSRSSSLMQHQRIHTGEKPYSCIECGKNFSFSSQLTTHQRIHTGERPYKCNECGKSFVDSSGLIQHRRIHTGEKPYQCTECGKSFRQNSVLIQHRRTHTGDKPFECGECGERFSQSSTLITHQRIHTGERPYHCSECGKSFSESSHLTQHRRIHTGDKPYKCSECGKSFIQSSQLTTHQRIHTGDKPYQCHTCGKSFSDSSALTQHQRVHTGERPYQCTECGRSFSQSSALVQHWRIHTGDKPYECTECGKTFSQSAGLTQHRSTHAGERH is encoded by the exons ATGGAGAGCCTTAGAGATCCCTATACAG ATGATGCGATTGTGAGAGAAAGCGAAGAGGAGAATCCTCAGCTGAAGCTAGACGCAGGAAAGAAACTAGACACGCATGCTGGCCCCATTAACTATCAGAGGCCGCGCGGCAGAGAAAATCACTATCAATGTACAGAATGCAGGAAAAGCTTCAGTGTTCATTCGGCACTGATCaaacaccagagaatccacactggagagaaaccctatCAGTGCagtgaatgtgggaaaagcttcagtgtaAGCTCGACGCTGGTTACTCATCAGAGGATCCATACGGGGGAGAGGCCCTACAAATGTGTgcagtgtgggaagagcttcaatCAAAGCTCACACCTCACTCAGCATCAAAAGATCCACAAGGGAGAGAAGCCATGTACATGTACTGAATCCGGAGGAGGCTTTACTGACAGCTCAACATGCGTGAAACATCCAGGACTGCATGCTGGAGCAGGGCCCTATAAATGTgctgaatgtgggaaaagcttcaatcggagCTCCACTCTCTACAACCACAACaggatccacacgggagagaaacgCTACAAATGTgatgaatgtggaaaaagcttcaGTGTGAGCTCCAACCTTATCAggcatcagaaaatccacacggAGCAGAGACCCTATAAATGTCTTGAATGCCGTAAGAGCTTCAGCCTGAGCTCAGATCTGGAAGTGCATCAGAGACTTCACCTGGGAGAGAAACCCCACAAATGTTCTGAGTGTGAGAAAAGCTTTGATCAGGAGTCACAGCTCCTGAAACATCAGCGAGTTCATGCTGGGGAAAACTCATATGAATGTGTGGAGTGCAGGAAGAGCTTTAGTAGGAAGGGGAACCTCCTGAGACACCAGGAGATCCACACTGGGGACAAACCCTACCGGTGTaatgaatgtgggaaaagcttcagccgGAGTTCGTCACTCATGCAGCATCAGCggatccacactggagagaaacccTACAGTTGTATCGAATGTGGTAAGAACTTCAGCTTTAGCTCCCAGCTCACCACCCACCAGCGGATCCACACAGGGGAGCGGCCCTACAAATGTAacgagtgcgggaaaagctttgtGGACAGCTCGGGTCTCATTCAGCACCGGAGAATTCACACGGGAGAGAAGCCCTACCaatgcactgagtgtgggaagagcttccGGCAGAACTCGGTGCTGATTCAACACCGGAGAACCCACACCGGTGACAAGCCCTTTGAGTGTGGGGAGTGCGGTGAAcgcttcagccagagctccacGCTGATCACACACCAAAGGATTCACACTGGGGAGCGGCCCTACCACTGCAgtgagtgcgggaagagcttcagtgAGAGCTCACACCTCACGCAGCATAGGAGAATCCACACGGGGGACAAGCCCTACAAGTGCAGcgagtgtgggaagagcttcatTCAGAGCTCGCAGCTCACCACCCACCAAaggatccacacaggagacaAACCCTACCAGTGCCACAcctgtgggaagagcttcagtgACAGCTCGGCACTCACCCAGCATCAGAGAGTCCACACAGGGGAGCGACCGTATCAGTGCACGGAATGTGGGAggagcttcagccagagctctgccctGGTGCAGCACTGGAGGATCCACACTGGAGATAAGCCCTATGAGTGCACCGAGTGCGGGAAAACTTTCAGCCAGAGTGCAGGGCTCACTCAGCACCGGAGCACCCATGCGGGAGAGAGACACTGA